The Prochlorococcus marinus XMU1412 genome includes the window AGGAAAGAATTTGTAACTACTCTTGCAAATGCTGGCCTTGGAAGAATAATTTCAGGGTTATTTAAAACTATTTTTGCTTTAATTGATTCATTCGTGAACAAGATATCTTCTATCGATCCAACTAAGATTCCCCTGTAAGTAACTGGAGATTTTTTTGATAAACCGCTTGCGTTATTGAATTCAGCAAAGAGGTACCAATTTTTTGAAGATAATCGCACTCCTCTTAGCCAAAAAGAAAAAAATGTGAATATTAAAATTCCTCCTAATAAGGAAAAACCAACTATTGAATCTCGTAAGCTTCTACGCATAATTTCTAAATGTCTTTGGGTTGCATTGGACCATCAAGTTTTCCATTTCTAAATTGAAATACATAGGGATCTTTACTCTTTTTAAATTCATCAATCGAGCCTGCCCATCTGAATTTGCCTCCATAAAGCATTAAAACTTTATCTGAAGTTCTTTCTATAGTACTAAGAACATGGCTAACTACAATAGATGATCCGCTTGCTTTATGATTTGTCTTATTAATTAAATCTTCAATTCTTGATGAGGCAATGGGATCAAGGCCGGCAGTTGGTTCATCAAAAAGTAATAAAGGTTTAGACTTTGCATTAAGAGTTTGATCAGTAATTAATGCCCTTGCAAAACTTACTCTTTTTTGCATGCCTCCACTTAATTCATTTGGAAGTTTATTCTCAATATTAAATAATCCTACCTCAGCTAAACATTCACGTACTATTTCATGAATTGACTTTTTCGATAGGTTTTTATTTCTCTTGAGGAGAAAACCTACATTTTCTTCGATAGTTAGAGATCCTAATAAAGCGGGGTTCTGAAAAACGAGTCTTACATCAGGAGGATTATTTTGATCTAATCTTAAATATGTTTGCTTCTCACCAAATATTTTTAATTCTCCTTCGGTAGGTAAAATTAGTCCTGCTAGTATTTTTAATATGGTTGATTTACCAGAACCTGAGGGGCCAACAATAGCTAATTTCTCTCCATCATTAAGTTCAAAATTTATTTGATTAAGAACATTAACTGCCCCCCAGCTTATAGAGAGGTTTTTTGTTTCAACTGCATGCTTTGATTTTTTCAAAACTTCTATAAAAAGCATCTATATATTTCATTTTGCCTATATTTAAAAATAAAAAAAGGATGTATGAATTTGATTTATAATGATTTTACATAGTCTTCAAATTTGAGAAAAATAATTTAAGAGGTTTTTTTAATGAATAAGCGTAAAAAAAAGGTTAGAAGGTACTATAAAAGCTTTAAAAAGACTAATTTTGTATTGTTAAGCAAAATCTTAAGGATTTTGAGTTGGCTTTTGCCTGGATTAGTAATAAAAAGATGGATGCTTACATCTGCGATAGGATTTTTGACTACATTATTAGGCTTCGTAATTTGGACAAATTTAAGACCGCTCTATTGGCTTATTGAAATCTTTTTTGGGGTAATGACAGGTTTAACAAGTATTTTGCCTGTTACATTAATGGGACCGTTGATTGTTGTTATTGGACTATTATTGATCGGGATTGGACAAAATAGAAGTATTAATTCAATTCAAAAAGCGCTTGTTCCAGAAAAAAACACATTTTTAGTTGATGCATTAAGAGTTAAAAGTAAATTAAACAGAGGTCCAAATATTGTTGCAATTGGAGGAGGTACAGGTTTATCCACTTTACTGAAAGGCTTAAAAAATTACAGTAGTAATATTACAGCAATCGTAACTGTATCCGATGATGGTGGAAGTAGTGGAATTCTCAGAAAACAATTAGGTGTGCAACCTCCAGGAGATATTAGAAATTGTTTGGCAGCTTTATCAAACGAGGAACCTACTTTAACTAGATTATTTCAGTACAGATTTTCAGGGGGAAGTGGTCTAGAAGGTCATAGTTTTGGAAATCTATTCTTATCAGCTTTAACAACAATTACGGGCAGTTTAGAAAAAGCAGTTCAAGCTTCTAGTAAGGTTTTGGCGGTACAAGGTCAAGTTTTACCTGCAACAAATATTGATGTTATGTTATGGGCTGAATTAGAAGATGGTGAAAAAATTTTTGGTGAAAGCAAGATCAGTAAATCTAAAAAATTAATTTCGAGGATTGGTTACCTTCCAGAAAATCCTTCAGCTCTTCCAAGTGCTCTTGAATCTATAAAAGAAGCTGATTTAATTGTTCTTGGCCCAGGTAGTCTATACACTTCTTTATTGCCTAATCTGTTAGTACCCGAGATAGTGGATGCCTTATTGCAAAGTAATGCTCCTAAAATTTATATAAGTAATTTGATGACTCAGCCTGGAGAAACAGATGGACTTGATGTCTCTCAACATATCAAAGCAATAGAAAAACAATTATCAAATTTTGGAGTTAAAACTAGAATTTTTAATTCAATCTTATCTCAGATTCAATTTGAAAAGTCTCCATTAGTAGACTATTACGAAAGTAGAGGGGCAGAGCCTGTCAAATGTAATAAAGAAAAATTATTATCTGAGGGTTATTATGTTTTGCAAGCACCATTATATTCAAAAAAAATAACTCCAACTCTTAGACATGATCCAAGGAGATTAGCAAGAGCAGTTATGTTTATTTACCGCAAATTAAAGAAAATAAACTAATAAGCATCTTGGAGTTCATAGAAATCTGGCTGAATATAATCTTTTCGTAGTGGCCATCCTCTCCAATCTTCAGGCATTAATAGTCTTTTGGGATTTGGATGATCAATAAAATTTATTCCATACATATCAAAAGTTTCTCTTTCTTGCCAATCACTTCCTTTGAAAATTTCATACAAACTAGGGATTGATAAATCAGAATCTCTTTTTAAGAAAACTTTTAATCTCACTTCCTTAATTTTTTCGATTTTTTGTAAATCATCAACAGTTATAAAATGGTAGAAACTAACAAGATTTCTGCCTGGTCCTTCATCATATCCTCCTTGACATTGAAGATAGTTGAAACCGTAATTTCTCAAGGCAGATACAGCTTCATATAATTTGTTAGGTTCCACAGAAATGTTTTCAATTCCTAGGTGATCATCAGATAAAGATTGATTTGGAATTCCATCTTTAGTCAAAGATTGGCTTATAAACCCTTCTTTTTCTATTGAAGTATCTGAAGATGTGGCTAAACCGTCTTTTTCCATTAATCTTCTGTAGAGTTAATAATTTCAGTGTTTTCAGGTAATTCGGTTATTTGTTCTTTTTTGGAAGAAGGTATGACGTTAGCTGAAGTTTTGTTTAGATATTCACCTGTATTTTCTGAGAAAACAAGATTCATTTCGTGATCAGATGTTATGTATCTGTGAGTTTGCTCTGTTTTTGTGCGCTCTAAAATTGATTCATTACCAACTTTTTTTCTTAATTTAATTACAGCATCAAAAATTGCTTCTGGTCTTGGTGGACATCCTGGGAGGTATAAATCAACTGGTATCAATTTATCAACACCTCTTACAGCAGTTGTAGAATCTGCACTGAACATTCCCCCTGTGATTGTGCAGGCACCCATAGCAATAACATACTTTGGTTCAGGCATCTGCTCATATAGTCTTACAAGGGCTGGGGCCATCTTCATTGTTACTGTCCCTGCAACTATTAGTAAATCTGCTTGCCTTGGCGAGCTTCTCGGCACTAATCCAAATCTATCAAAATCAAATCTAGATCCAATTAAGGCAGCAAATTCTATAAAACAACAAGCTGTTCCGTACAAGAGTGGCCATAGACTGCTTAGTCTAGCCCAATTATGAAGATCGTCTAAGCTTGTCAATATAATATTTTCGCTTAAGTCTGTAGTAACTTGAGGTGCACTAAGAGGATTGCAAGTCCCTTCTCGAATTTCTCTTATTGCTTTTGGGGATAATTGTGGATTCAATTTTTTAACTCCATTCTAAAGCACCCTTTCTCCATGCGTATGCCAGAGCGATAACGAGTATTGCGATGAAAATTAAAGCCTCAATAAAGGCTAATAATCCTAATCTATTAAAGGCAACAGCCCAAGGATAAAGGAATACCGTCTCCACATCAAATATAACGAAAACTAAGGCAAACATGTAATAACGAATATTAAATTGAATCCATGCTCCTCCTATAGGCTCCATT containing:
- a CDS encoding ABC transporter ATP-binding protein — translated: MLFIEVLKKSKHAVETKNLSISWGAVNVLNQINFELNDGEKLAIVGPSGSGKSTILKILAGLILPTEGELKIFGEKQTYLRLDQNNPPDVRLVFQNPALLGSLTIEENVGFLLKRNKNLSKKSIHEIVRECLAEVGLFNIENKLPNELSGGMQKRVSFARALITDQTLNAKSKPLLLFDEPTAGLDPIASSRIEDLINKTNHKASGSSIVVSHVLSTIERTSDKVLMLYGGKFRWAGSIDEFKKSKDPYVFQFRNGKLDGPMQPKDI
- a CDS encoding gluconeogenesis factor YvcK family protein; translation: MNKRKKKVRRYYKSFKKTNFVLLSKILRILSWLLPGLVIKRWMLTSAIGFLTTLLGFVIWTNLRPLYWLIEIFFGVMTGLTSILPVTLMGPLIVVIGLLLIGIGQNRSINSIQKALVPEKNTFLVDALRVKSKLNRGPNIVAIGGGTGLSTLLKGLKNYSSNITAIVTVSDDGGSSGILRKQLGVQPPGDIRNCLAALSNEEPTLTRLFQYRFSGGSGLEGHSFGNLFLSALTTITGSLEKAVQASSKVLAVQGQVLPATNIDVMLWAELEDGEKIFGESKISKSKKLISRIGYLPENPSALPSALESIKEADLIVLGPGSLYTSLLPNLLVPEIVDALLQSNAPKIYISNLMTQPGETDGLDVSQHIKAIEKQLSNFGVKTRIFNSILSQIQFEKSPLVDYYESRGAEPVKCNKEKLLSEGYYVLQAPLYSKKITPTLRHDPRRLARAVMFIYRKLKKIN
- a CDS encoding NAD(P)H-quinone oxidoreductase subunit J; the protein is MEKDGLATSSDTSIEKEGFISQSLTKDGIPNQSLSDDHLGIENISVEPNKLYEAVSALRNYGFNYLQCQGGYDEGPGRNLVSFYHFITVDDLQKIEKIKEVRLKVFLKRDSDLSIPSLYEIFKGSDWQERETFDMYGINFIDHPNPKRLLMPEDWRGWPLRKDYIQPDFYELQDAY
- a CDS encoding NADH dehydrogenase subunit K — protein: MNPQLSPKAIREIREGTCNPLSAPQVTTDLSENIILTSLDDLHNWARLSSLWPLLYGTACCFIEFAALIGSRFDFDRFGLVPRSSPRQADLLIVAGTVTMKMAPALVRLYEQMPEPKYVIAMGACTITGGMFSADSTTAVRGVDKLIPVDLYLPGCPPRPEAIFDAVIKLRKKVGNESILERTKTEQTHRYITSDHEMNLVFSENTGEYLNKTSANVIPSSKKEQITELPENTEIINSTED
- a CDS encoding NAD(P)H-quinone oxidoreductase subunit 3 produces the protein MFLLTGYEYFLGFLLIAAAVPVLALVTNLIVAPKGRTGERKLTYESGMEPIGGAWIQFNIRYYMFALVFVIFDVETVFLYPWAVAFNRLGLLAFIEALIFIAILVIALAYAWRKGALEWS